A genomic segment from Spinacia oleracea cultivar Varoflay chromosome 3, BTI_SOV_V1, whole genome shotgun sequence encodes:
- the LOC110800651 gene encoding E3 ubiquitin-protein ligase AIP2 codes for MTAKSDEELTNQLHQLRTQLNKKQTFESAVSSIKSLLLESYSAASLPTQKVFYDVISRVATVLRTRYTFPAYLLAGAEVLEIADRLAVNAAEKTHLKSCIANIRQTLNEQVGDSNGGEERILPSSQRSGGYLFEGHLTVDREPPQPNWLIQQNLLTALASQSRNDSTNNDGSDEVVGGLMRGLVESLDMSMLENLDDLLPLMEGAGGNSRAAPPASKAVVEKLPVIKLESEAIAKEKLGEEGAECCICKEKLGVGDEMQEMPCKHLFHPPCLKPWLDEHNSCPICRHELPTDDHKYESWKEREKELEEERRGAANAVRGGEFMYI; via the coding sequence atgacTGCGAAATCAGATGAAGAACTAACCAATCAATTACATCAACTCCGAACCCAATTAAACAAAAAGCAGACGTTTGAATCAGCCGTCTCTTCAATCAAATCCCTCCTCCTCGAATCCTACTCCGCCGCCTCGCTGCCCACCCAAAAGGTATTCTATGACGTCATCAGCCGTGTCGCCACCGTCCTCCGCACCCGTTACACCTTTCCAGCTTACCTACTCGCCGGCGCCGAAGTACTCGAAATCGCCGACCGCCTCGCCGTCAACGCTGCCGAGAAAACCCACCTGAAATCCTGCATCGCCAACATCCGCCAAACCCTAAATGAACAAGTTGGTGATAGTAATGGAGGAGAAGAGAGAATTTTGCCAAGCTCGCAACGTAGCGGTGGGTACCTGTTTGAAGGTCATCTAACGGTTGATCGAGAACCTCCTCAACCCAATTGGCTTATCCAGCAAAATCTACTAACCGCCCTCGCTTCGCAATCGCGAAATGACAGTACGAACAACGACGGTAGTGATGAAGTTGTGGGGGGTTTGATGAGGGGGTTAGTGGAGAGTTTGGATATGTCAATGCTAGAAAATCTAGACGATCTTCTCCCTCTAATGGAAGGTGCGGGAGGGAACAGTCGTGCTGCACCGCCTGCGAGTAAGGCAGTTGTGGAGAAATTACCAGTGATTAAACTCGAAAGCGAGGCGATCGCAAAAGAAAAGCTTGGAGAAGAGGGTGCAGAGTGTTGTATATGTAAAGAAAAATTAGGAGTTGGAGATGAGATGCAAGAAATGCCGTGTAAACATTTGTTTCATCCACCGTGTTTGAAGCCGTGGTTGGATGAGCATAATTCGTGCCCGATTTGCAGGCACGAGTTGCCAACTGATGATCATAAATATGAGAGttggaaggagagagaaaaggagctCGAGGAGGAGAGACGTGGTGCTGCTAATGCTGTTCGTGGTGGCGAGTTTATGTATATTTAG
- the LOC130469581 gene encoding uncharacterized protein, with protein MSKITLSDMQDPLYLHPSDGQHSVVVDKLTGASNYREWCRSMEVILASKRKLGFVTGLTKKDTTDSVKQEQWETCNSMVIAWLIGSMTPEVKKSVMFLNTASEIWKQLGKRYLQTSGARKYRLNREVYEIKQRGQPISKYYTRIGKPCGEKLRA; from the coding sequence ATGTCGAAGATTACTTTATCTGATATGCAAGACCCTCTCTATCTGCACCCATCTGATGGACAGCATTCTGTGGTTGTTGACAAACTCACTGGAGCCAGCAACTACAGAGAATGGTGCAGATCTATGGAGGTAATCTTGGCCTCCAAGAGAAAACTGGGGTTTGTCACTGGTTTAACTAAGAAGGACACCACTGATAGTGTCAAGCAAGAGCAGTGGGAGACTTGCAATAGCATGGTGATAGCATGGCTGATTGGCTCCATGACTCCTGAAGTCAAGAAATCTGTGATGTTCTTGAACACTGCTAGTGAGATATGGAAGCAATTGGGGAAGAGATACCTGCAGACAAGTGGAGCTAGAAAATACAGGCTGAACAGGGAGGTGTATGAGATTAAACAAAGAGGCCAACCCATCTCTAAGTACTACACTCGGATTGGAAAACCCTGTGGGGAGAAACTGAGAGCCTAA